A section of the Triticum dicoccoides isolate Atlit2015 ecotype Zavitan chromosome 7A, WEW_v2.0, whole genome shotgun sequence genome encodes:
- the LOC119331885 gene encoding nucleolar protein 58-like, producing the protein MDLDTENRLASLLLEEARRLQLEADREGVHAYLRKPNVRHRPNSRFLTATVRGVQQANRVVEVDEMWHAREKELELESKLKRRNKERGDSRGEKRKGDSRNMSSNSKIEEETTYNSSYSDQDDGLGDDEIEKFLHSRIKRGRGAVGSRMDEPGPYLKASSHCRDEEPSPDIRLEEKWERRVQGPERPLFLRSKSPDDCWHKETLDDKPSSSSEPRRKKENKKERKSEKKERKERKDKKKSKHRHRHHHHKSRRRE; encoded by the exons ATGGATCTGGACACAGAGAATCGTCTAGCTTCATTACTCCTTGAAGAAGCACGGAGATTACAGTTAGAGGCTGACAGGGAAGGTGTTCATGCATATCTGCGAAAGCCCAATGTTAGGCATCGTCCAAACTCCCGTTTCCTCACAGCCACAGTTCGTGGAGTTCAACAAG CAAACCGTGTTGTGGAGGTTGATGAAATGTGGCATGCCAGGGAGAAGGAACTTGAACTTGAGTCTAAGCTGAAAAGAAGAAATAAAGAGCGTGGTGACTCTAGAGGGGAGAAACGCAAAGGTGACTCGAGAAATATGAGTTCCAACTCAAAGATTGAAGAAGAAACCACTTATAATAGTTCTTACTCAGACCAGGATGATGGTCTAGGGGATGATGAAATTGAAAAGTTTCTGCattcaag GATAAAGCGAGGAAGAGGTGCCGTTGGCTCTAGGATGGATGAACCTGGTCCATACCTAAAGGCTTCATCACATTGTCGAGACGAAGAACCTAGCCCGGATATACGTTTGGAAGAAAAATGGGAACGGCGAGTACAAGGTCCGGAGAGGCCACTGTTTTTGAGATCCAAGTCTCCTGATGATTGCTGGCATAAGGAAACATTGGACGATAAGCCATCCAGCTCTTCTGAACCAcgcagaaaaaaggaaaataaaaaggagAGGAAatcagagaaaaaagagagaaaggagagAAAAGATAAGAAGAAATCTAAGCATCGGCACCGCCACCACCATCACAAAAGCCGAAGAAGGGAGTGA